The genome window CTGATTCCGGTGCTGTTTTTTCTGCCGCAACTGCATGCGCCACGCTATTTCTGGCGTGGGTGCGAAGCTGTTTTATTGCTGTCAGTGACCGGTCGCCTGCCGCAACTTAATCGGCGATGGGTGGCAATCTTCGCATTAGCAGCGGTTCTGCCGTTGTTGGTTGGGGTTCGTCTGCCGCAGCTGAACCAGCCGCAACTCACGGTAACGTCGCCGACATGTTTCCCAAGTGGAGACGGGTTTTATCCCATGGGTGCCTATGGGTCGTTTCTCTGGCGTTTGCATCACGCGGACGTTGAGTCGATTGACCATAATCAGCGAGTGTGGACTGCAGCGCGGCAGACTGTGTTCCAACCCTTGGAAAACGGGACGGTTCCGGTGCTGTATACGCCAATGTCGGGCTATCTGCTGCTCAGCGCGTCACTGCGGGGGCAGATCGCGGTGCGGGCTTCGTTTGAAGAGCTGCCTGCGATCGGGTTCTATGTCGATAGCCGCAGCCTGATGCGTGACGATCCAAAGAATCCTGTCGGTGCATTGAACCGGATTTTAGATATGCCTGTGGAATTTGTGTCACCAGAGTCAGACGGCATCGGAATTCTGCGGGTAGGAACGGGCCGTCGAGAATGGGGCGCACAGACGAAGCTGCTGAGCCGGTGTTTTAACGGAAATGAGTACCTTGTTTATCCTGCTGATCAGGTACGTCCGGGTGATCGAAATTTTATTTTCTTTTCTAAAAAGGATTTTACCGGTGCCCGGTATGACTCTCTTTCGGGATTGTATTGGTCGGGAAAATATCCTGCTGCTGTGCGGACTGATATCTTTTTTGCTCAAGCGGTTTTACCTTCGTGGATGTCTCTTCAGGCCTTCAAGGGGACTGATTAATAAAATACTGTTGATTTTTGAACCGTTAGTGTACCATTACAGGCTGTTAGGAACGGAAACTGAATATGCAGAACCAAACAAATATTAAAGTCTGGAGTGAGCGTTGGCGGCTGGGGGCGCTGGAATCACAGGAATTAATTCGGATTGGTCTTGTTTCTGTGATGATTGGCCTGCTGTTTATGCTGTTCCATATGCTTGGAAACACGGTTGAAAATGTCAACAGCCGTTCGGCGTTCACATGGATGGTTGCCCGGTGGGGCGACACAATTTCTTTTGGAGCAGACTATTCTCACGGTTATTTTATTCCGTTTGTGAGCCTTGCTGTTCTCTGGTACCGCCGAAAAGAGATTTTTTCGGTTGAAACCTGGGTCGATTGGCGGGGGTTGGTTGTTGTGATCGGCGCATTGTTTATGCATTGGCTGGGCGCAAAAATGCAGCAGACGCGACTCTCTTTGATGAGTCTGGTGTTACTGACATGGGGGATTCCTTTTTATTTATTTGGATGGCGCATTGCAAAAAATCTTATTTTCCCCTGTTCGTATCTTATTTTTTGTATTCCGCTGAACTTTCTGGATGTGATCGCATTTCCATTGCGCATTTTTTCCACAAAAATCGCCGTGGGTATGCTGAATGGCTTTGGAATTGAAGCTGTTCGATCGGGAACAGCGATCCTGATTCCGTCGATGCCGACCGGAATGGATGTCGCCGACCCTTGTTCCGGCTTACGATCTCTTTTGGCGATGACGGCATTGACAGCCGTTTACGCCTATTTCACCCAGAAAACGTTTATTAAAAAATGGATCCTGTTTCTTTCGTCTATTCCGTTGGCGGTGATCGGGAATATTGCCCGAATCGTAACGATCGCTTTTGTTTCAGAAGCTTTAGGGCCCAAACCGGCTCTTGGGCTCTATCATGATTATTCCGGCTATATCCTGTTTGCTGCCGCAATTACCGCAATGGTTATTTTCGGTGGATTGCTGAACATGGGTTTCAAGGAGATGTTAAAAAAATGGAAATTCGTTCGCTAACTCCGCATTTGACATTGATCGGCCTGCTGGTTCTGACCGCTCTGGCTCTCGCGTTTACGGTGGATGTTACTTTGAGTGATACACCGGGGGTTCGTATGGAACTGCCTTCTCAGATTGATGACTGGAGCGGCGATGAGCTGCGCTATTCTCACGACCGGGATAATCCAAAGCAATATCGTGTCAGTGAGCTGGAGTTGCCGGATATTGATCCGGAGACAGGAAAAAAACTCTTTACGATGAGTTATGCAGAGTATGAGGCTCTGCCTCACGATACGGAGTTTGTTAAATCGATTTATACTAACAATACAGATGGAAATGTTTTCGTTTCAATTGTTCTTTCCGGGAAGGAGAGAAACAGTATCCATCGCCCTCAACGTTGTCTGGTCGGGCAGGGCAACACGATTGTGGGGACGGAACGGATGGAGATCCCGTTGGCGGGTCGAGAGCCTTTGAAGGTGGATGTGTTAAAAACGGAACGCCGGTATCGTAATGCAAACGGTGAAATGCAAACCTATTACGGATATTACGCCTATTGGTTTGTTGGGCAAAGCCGCGAGACGCCCAGCCATTATGAACGCATGTTCTGGCTGGCTTGGGACCGAGTCGTGCACAGTGTTGCTCATCGTTGGGCGTATATTGCTGTGTCTGGACAACGGGCTGATGAAAACTCTCAGGACTACAAACAGGACATGAAAGATTTTGTTGAGAAGCTCTATCCGTACCTGCTGATTGATCATTCCCGCCACGACAAAAGTTGACAAACTCAAAACAGTTGCTTATTTATATGCCTCGTACTTATGAAAAACAGATTCAACAGCTTGGAACTCCTTCTACTCGCCGGGTAAGCCCTGCGGGAGTTTTGCGTTTGTTGAATTAGCAGTCAGTTAGTTTCGCTAAACCTCTCCGCAGCGCGGAGAGGTTTTTTTGTTTTGAGTGTAGGTTTTAAAAAAGAAAAACAGTAAGGAATGAGTTATGAAAACACCGAAATACAAAGTGCCGGAATCGTTTGACATGCCTGACCGCCAGTGGCCGTCGCGCACTCTGACCGACAGCCCCGTCTGGTGTTCTGTTGATCTGCGTGACGGGAATCAGGCACTGCCTGATCCGATGACTCCCGATCAGAAGCGTGAGTATTTTAAGATGCTGTGCGACATCGGTTTTAAACATATTGAAGTCGGATTCCCGTCTGCCAGTCAGGATGATTTTGATTTCTTTCGTGGTCTGATCGAGGAGGATCGTGTTCCGGAAGACGTTTTTATCATGGGGCTGACGCAGTGCCGTTCCCATCTGATTGAACGGACTTTTGAGGCATTCAAAGGAGTTAAGCAGGGGATTGTCCATGCTTATATTGCGACATCTGACCTGCATATGAAGCAGGTATTCGGAATGGATCGGCAGGATACAATTGAAACGGCCGTGGCGGCCACCCGTCAGATCCGTGAATTGGCCGATGCTATGCCGGAAAGTGATATCCGTTACGAATTTTCTCCAGAAGAGTTCACGGATACCGATCCCGAATTCTGTCTGGAATTGTGTAAGGCGGTTTATGATGCCTGGGGCAAAGCAACCCCGGAGAAGCCGCTGATTCTGAATCTGCCGGCGACGGTGGAGCGTCGACCGCCAAATCATTATGCAGATATGATTGAGTGGTTTTGTTCGCGCTTCCCGAACCGGGACCGTGTTCAGATTTCTCTGCATTCTCATAATGATCAGGGAATGGCGGTTGCCGCCACCGAACTGGCACTGATGGCCGGCGCGGACCGTGTGGAAGGCACACTGTTCGGGCACGGAGAGCGGACTGGCAACGTGGATCTGGTTACCGTTGTCGGCAACCTGTTTTCGCGCGGTATCGAGACAGGACTGGATTTTTCTAATATGGAAAAGGTTGTGGAGTCGGTCGAGCGTTTGACCGGTATGCCGGTGTATTACCGCCAGCCGTATGCCGGAGAGTATGCTTTCACAGCGTTTTCAGGGTCACATCAGGATGCCATCAACAAAGGGATGCACCGTTTGGACAAAGCCTCCGAAATCTTTGGAATGCGCTGGAAAGTTCCATATCTGCATATCGACCCGGCCGATCTGGGGCGCAGTTTCGAACGGCTGATTCGTATTAACTCGCAGTCTGGAAAAGGCGGTATTGCATGGGTGCTGGAGCAGGAGTACGGGGTCCATATTCCCAAAGCCATGCAACCGGAATTGCGCGAAGAGGTGCAGCGGTACAGTGAAGAGGTTTCCCGGGAACTGAGCTCGGAAGAAGTGTACAAAATTTTCGAAGAGAAATTTTTACGGCCGGAAGGACCGTACGAACTGGCAGGCTATTGGCCGCGCCCGGATGATAACGATCCGACATTTATTCATGGAGAAGTGAAAATCCTGGTGAATGGAGAAGCCAAAACGTCGGTGGCCGATGGAAACGGCCCCATTTCGGCATTTGTAAATGCTGTTCGGGAGCTGGCCGGCATTGAGTTCGGTGTGGATGACTATCATGAACAGGCGATCGGGAAGGGTGCTGATGCGCAGGCTCTGGCATATGTGCCGTTGAAGTTGAAAGATAACGGTGTGATTTTTGGTGTTGGATCGGATTCAAATATTGATCAGGCCGCCGTGCGTGCCATTATTGCCGGACTGAACCGTATTGAAGGACAACAAAAATGAATAAACTTGCAGTTTTGGGCCACCCGATCGGCCACACACTTTCGCCGGTGATGCACAACGCTTCTATTCAAGCGCTTGGTTTGGCGGACCAATATGAATATGACAAGCTCGATGTCGCACCGGATGCATTGCTGGAACGCCTTTCCCGGTTTCCTTCTGAAGGCTATGCCGGGGTCAACCTCACAATTCCACTCAAAGAAGTCGCATTCCAAGGGTTGGAAAAGCTCGACGAAAGCGCTAGGACTCTTGGGGCCGTGAATACGGTTGAATTTACGGATGACGGTCCGGTCGGTCATAATACCGACGGGTACGGCGTGCTCAAAGCGCTTGAGGAGGCATTCGGAAAAACCGTTGAGAACGATTCCGTTTTTGTGCTTGGTTGCGGAGGGGCTGGGCGCGCCGTCGCTCTGATGGCCGCGCTGAATGGAGCAAAAACGGTCACGTTGGCTGATGTTGACGCGGAGCGTCTTGCTAATCTGGCAGCCGAAATTGCGGAAAAGGCTCCAACGGTTGACATTTCCCAATGTTTGGAAAAAGCGGAGCAAGTTGAGAAATGCCGTGCAGCCGATCTGGTGATTCAGGCTTCACCGGTCGGGATGAAAAAGGATGATCCGTCGTTGATGCCGCCCGAAGCGTTTCGCGAAGGGCAGCGTGTTTTTGATCTGATCTATATGTATCCGGAAACGACTTTGCTCGGCGTTGCCAGAAAACAAGGGGCTCAGGTTGCAAACGGTTTGGGGATGCTGCTGCATCAGGGAGCCCGGGCGTTCAAAATCTGGACCGGTATCCAGCCCGATGTCGCGGCAATGCGTACGGCCCTGGAACTGGCGGTTTACGGAGATCGCTAGGCCGGCTCCGATATCACCTTCCTGAAAAAACCTGTTTATTCACATGAATTCATGGGCTAGTCTGCCAGCATGATATTTATGGAAATATACTTTGCGTTTGTGACTCTGATTTTGGGGCTTTGCTTCGGCAGTTTTCTTAACGTTTGCATTTATCGGATTCCAGCGGAAATTTCGCTGTCTCATCCTCCGTCGACCTGCCCGAAATGCAAAACCCGGATCAAGTGGTATGACAACATTCCGGTGTTCGGATGGCTGATGCTGGGCGGCAAATGCCGGGCCTGCAAACAGCCCATTTCCGCCGGCTATCCTGTGATCGAGCTGACCACCGGACTGTTTTTCCTCACGTTGTACCTGATCTACGGCTTCACCTGGATCACCCCGATTTACGCCCTGTGCGTTTTCGGCCTGCTGCTCGCCACGTTTGTCGATATTGCCGAGATGTGGATTCCGGACCGGGTGAGTATCGGAGGAATGATCGTTTTCCCGATTTTCAGTGTGTTTGTTCCTGAGTTGCACGGAGCCGCCGATTGGGTTGGCGGGCTGTTTGCCTCAGCCATTGGAATGGCTGCCGGCTTCATCGGCTTCTGGCTGATCGGCGTAATCGGAAAGGCTATTTTCAAAAAGGATGCAATGGGCTTTGGCGACGTAAAACTGATGGGGGGGCTCGGTGCGCTGCTCGGTTGGCAGGCTGTGATCTATATCCTCTTTTTCTCTGCGCTGGCTGGTTCCGTCATCGGAGTGGCATTGATCGCAATGAACAAAAAAGAACTGTCCAGTCAGATCCCGTACGGGCCGTATTTGGCGCTGGCCGCTTTTTCCTGGATGCTCGGCGGATATCATCTGTGGGATGCCTATCTGGCGATGATGAAATTTTAAAACCATTGGATATCAGCAGTTACTGGAAAGTTTAAGAGACACAAGATATGAATTTGAAGAACGTTGTTGAAGCGCTGGATGCGTCTGAGTTGCATGCATCTGATGGATGGGAGACGCTGGAAGTGGATGATGTTTTTGCCTCTGACCTGATTAGCGACATTCTGGTCAGTGAAGGTGAAGATCAACTGTTGCTGACTTCACTGACATCTCCTCAGGTGGTTCGGACGGCAGCTTTGGTCGGTGCTGTGGCAATCATCCTGGTGCATCGGCGTCAGACTCCGCCTGCTCTGGAGGCGGCAGCACGTCAGCAGGGCCTGCCTCTTTTCCGCAGCGCACTGACAAAGTTCGAAGCCTGTCTGCGCATCGGAAAACTGATGGAGACGTCATGAGCGACGTACCGCTGCCGCTGGATCAATCCGCACTGCGAATTCAGGAGCTGGCCTACGGCTTAAAAGTGCGGGATGTGATGACTCGAAAAATTTTTGCCGTCACGCGTACGTGCACGATGCGTGATGTGCAGACTATCATGAAAAACAACGGAATCAGCGGTGTTCCGGTGGTCGACGATGCCCATGTGGTTGGCATCATCAGCATGAATGACATCATGAATGCGTTTGTTAATGGACATATGGATGACGGGGTTGCCCGGCATATGGTCACGGATGTACAGACTTTGAGTGATGAGGTTCCTCTGACTTTTGCGATGTCGGCTTTCAGCAAATATTCCTTTCGCCGTTTTCCGGTCGTCAATCAGAAAAATGAGCTGGTCGGCATCATCACTCCGCGCAATATCAACCTGGCATTGATTCGGGAGCTGTCGCGCCAACTGGATGAGCTCGAGGACAACAGCGGACATCCTGAGCAGGGTGGATCAAAGCCGGTTTTCCATCAGATCTACCGTCTGACCCGTTATGACTTTGAACACGCAGGCCGAGCATCCGCTGAATTGAAAAAGCAGCTCAAAGCGCGGGGGATTCCTCCGAAGGTGATCCGTCGAGCTGCAATTGCCAGTTATGAGCTCGAGATCAATGTTGTGGCGCATTCCCATGGCGGTACCTTTGCGGTTCTGGTTGACGACGAACGCGTGCGCATTACTGCCAATGACTTTGGGCCGGGCATTCCCGATGTAGATGCTGCGATGACCGAGGGGTTTTCCACAGCCAATGACTGGATTCGCTCTCAGGGCTTTGGTGCCGGAATGGGACTGCCCAATGCTAAACGGGTCTCTGATGAATTTGAAATTCAGTCGGGGATCGAAATGGGAACAATGGTCAAAGCGATTGTTTATCTAAAACAAGGAGAACAACGATGAAAATCAGTGAGCTGGAGTCT of Tichowtungia aerotolerans contains these proteins:
- a CDS encoding CBS domain-containing protein, whose amino-acid sequence is MSDVPLPLDQSALRIQELAYGLKVRDVMTRKIFAVTRTCTMRDVQTIMKNNGISGVPVVDDAHVVGIISMNDIMNAFVNGHMDDGVARHMVTDVQTLSDEVPLTFAMSAFSKYSFRRFPVVNQKNELVGIITPRNINLALIRELSRQLDELEDNSGHPEQGGSKPVFHQIYRLTRYDFEHAGRASAELKKQLKARGIPPKVIRRAAIASYELEINVVAHSHGGTFAVLVDDERVRITANDFGPGIPDVDAAMTEGFSTANDWIRSQGFGAGMGLPNAKRVSDEFEIQSGIEMGTMVKAIVYLKQGEQR
- a CDS encoding 2-isopropylmalate synthase; this translates as MKTPKYKVPESFDMPDRQWPSRTLTDSPVWCSVDLRDGNQALPDPMTPDQKREYFKMLCDIGFKHIEVGFPSASQDDFDFFRGLIEEDRVPEDVFIMGLTQCRSHLIERTFEAFKGVKQGIVHAYIATSDLHMKQVFGMDRQDTIETAVAATRQIRELADAMPESDIRYEFSPEEFTDTDPEFCLELCKAVYDAWGKATPEKPLILNLPATVERRPPNHYADMIEWFCSRFPNRDRVQISLHSHNDQGMAVAATELALMAGADRVEGTLFGHGERTGNVDLVTVVGNLFSRGIETGLDFSNMEKVVESVERLTGMPVYYRQPYAGEYAFTAFSGSHQDAINKGMHRLDKASEIFGMRWKVPYLHIDPADLGRSFERLIRINSQSGKGGIAWVLEQEYGVHIPKAMQPELREEVQRYSEEVSRELSSEEVYKIFEEKFLRPEGPYELAGYWPRPDDNDPTFIHGEVKILVNGEAKTSVADGNGPISAFVNAVRELAGIEFGVDDYHEQAIGKGADAQALAYVPLKLKDNGVIFGVGSDSNIDQAAVRAIIAGLNRIEGQQK
- a CDS encoding prepilin peptidase; this encodes MEIYFAFVTLILGLCFGSFLNVCIYRIPAEISLSHPPSTCPKCKTRIKWYDNIPVFGWLMLGGKCRACKQPISAGYPVIELTTGLFFLTLYLIYGFTWITPIYALCVFGLLLATFVDIAEMWIPDRVSIGGMIVFPIFSVFVPELHGAADWVGGLFASAIGMAAGFIGFWLIGVIGKAIFKKDAMGFGDVKLMGGLGALLGWQAVIYILFFSALAGSVIGVALIAMNKKELSSQIPYGPYLALAAFSWMLGGYHLWDAYLAMMKF
- a CDS encoding exosortase/archaeosortase family protein, with translation MQNQTNIKVWSERWRLGALESQELIRIGLVSVMIGLLFMLFHMLGNTVENVNSRSAFTWMVARWGDTISFGADYSHGYFIPFVSLAVLWYRRKEIFSVETWVDWRGLVVVIGALFMHWLGAKMQQTRLSLMSLVLLTWGIPFYLFGWRIAKNLIFPCSYLIFCIPLNFLDVIAFPLRIFSTKIAVGMLNGFGIEAVRSGTAILIPSMPTGMDVADPCSGLRSLLAMTALTAVYAYFTQKTFIKKWILFLSSIPLAVIGNIARIVTIAFVSEALGPKPALGLYHDYSGYILFAAAITAMVIFGGLLNMGFKEMLKKWKFVR
- a CDS encoding exosortase-associated EpsI family protein, with product MEIRSLTPHLTLIGLLVLTALALAFTVDVTLSDTPGVRMELPSQIDDWSGDELRYSHDRDNPKQYRVSELELPDIDPETGKKLFTMSYAEYEALPHDTEFVKSIYTNNTDGNVFVSIVLSGKERNSIHRPQRCLVGQGNTIVGTERMEIPLAGREPLKVDVLKTERRYRNANGEMQTYYGYYAYWFVGQSRETPSHYERMFWLAWDRVVHSVAHRWAYIAVSGQRADENSQDYKQDMKDFVEKLYPYLLIDHSRHDKS
- the aroE gene encoding shikimate dehydrogenase, with translation MNKLAVLGHPIGHTLSPVMHNASIQALGLADQYEYDKLDVAPDALLERLSRFPSEGYAGVNLTIPLKEVAFQGLEKLDESARTLGAVNTVEFTDDGPVGHNTDGYGVLKALEEAFGKTVENDSVFVLGCGGAGRAVALMAALNGAKTVTLADVDAERLANLAAEIAEKAPTVDISQCLEKAEQVEKCRAADLVIQASPVGMKKDDPSLMPPEAFREGQRVFDLIYMYPETTLLGVARKQGAQVANGLGMLLHQGARAFKIWTGIQPDVAAMRTALELAVYGDR